A region from the Candidatus Deferrimicrobium sp. genome encodes:
- a CDS encoding TolC family protein, translating into MKIPLLRALPLLLLVLYACPFSAAGADTLTLSIGDAVQMAVEQNLGLQVATYTPAIAETGIRKARAIYDPLFTSLLDHQGSNLNAAPESSLVDKRRLFNFNTSISQLLPSGATASASFTNLWFEDTLGFRSAPGVPTARYAQPQLTLSFSQPLLQGLGREVTERGITTADDATDSAFADWTQQALNTAAVARNQYLVLVKARESLTTQQASLDLAREVQSQNEARVSAGVLAAYQLQDSRLGVFQAQKNLLDAERAERDAADQLRTTLHLRAGTVIVTMPPPFVPSEASESDALRTATLRRPDIVKARVAVHTAEFNEKVSRNLALPSLALKGSGGVTGFDKNYGDAFDDMGSAKYPNWSVGLSFSVPIGNNSARADVAANRLIASQARAQLAAIEESATLEVLTALRALASAQEQIGVTEQGVTAAEVRMDSYLKRQQLGLATTKDVLDVSASLTLARQNYTAARADYQTAFTNLWKATGELLDRQGIRIKGNAIASRTRKETP; encoded by the coding sequence CGACACGCTGACGCTGTCGATCGGGGACGCGGTGCAGATGGCCGTGGAGCAGAACCTGGGGCTGCAGGTGGCGACCTACACCCCCGCCATCGCCGAAACCGGGATACGGAAGGCGCGCGCGATCTACGACCCGCTCTTCACCTCCCTTCTGGACCATCAGGGATCGAACCTCAATGCGGCCCCGGAATCTTCACTGGTCGACAAACGCCGTCTATTCAACTTCAACACATCGATCTCGCAGTTGCTCCCTTCGGGGGCCACGGCTTCGGCCTCGTTCACAAATCTCTGGTTCGAGGACACCCTCGGCTTCAGGAGCGCACCCGGCGTGCCAACCGCCCGCTACGCCCAGCCGCAGCTGACCCTGTCGTTCTCCCAACCGCTCCTGCAGGGGCTAGGCCGTGAGGTGACGGAGCGCGGCATCACCACGGCGGACGACGCGACGGATTCCGCCTTCGCCGATTGGACCCAACAGGCGCTGAACACCGCCGCGGTCGCGAGGAACCAGTACCTGGTTCTCGTGAAGGCGCGGGAGAGCCTGACGACGCAGCAGGCCTCCCTGGACCTCGCCCGGGAGGTCCAGTCGCAGAACGAGGCGCGGGTTTCGGCCGGAGTGCTGGCCGCCTACCAACTGCAGGATTCCCGGCTGGGGGTGTTCCAGGCGCAGAAGAATCTCCTGGACGCGGAACGCGCGGAGAGGGACGCCGCCGACCAGCTCCGCACCACGCTGCACCTGAGGGCGGGAACGGTCATCGTGACCATGCCGCCGCCTTTCGTGCCGTCGGAAGCGTCCGAGTCCGACGCGCTGCGCACCGCGACGCTGCGGCGCCCCGACATCGTGAAGGCGCGCGTCGCCGTCCACACCGCGGAATTCAACGAGAAGGTCTCCCGCAACCTTGCGCTTCCCTCCCTCGCGCTGAAGGGAAGCGGCGGGGTTACGGGGTTCGACAAAAACTACGGCGACGCGTTCGACGACATGGGCAGCGCCAAATACCCGAACTGGTCGGTGGGGTTGAGCTTCTCCGTCCCGATCGGCAACAACTCCGCCCGCGCCGACGTCGCGGCGAACCGGCTGATCGCAAGCCAGGCGCGGGCCCAGCTCGCCGCAATCGAGGAGTCCGCGACCCTCGAGGTCCTGACCGCCCTGCGCGCCCTGGCCTCGGCGCAGGAGCAGATCGGCGTGACCGAACAGGGGGTGACGGCCGCGGAGGTCCGCATGGATTCGTATCTGAAACGGCAACAGTTGGGGTTAGCCACCACCAAGGACGTCCTTGACGTCTCCGCCAGCCTGACGCTGGCGCGGCAGAACTACACGGCAGCGCGCGCGGATTACCAGACCGCGTTCACGAACCTGTGGAAGGCCACCGGAGAACTGCTCGACCGGCAGGGGATCCGGATCAAGGGTAACGCCATCGCATCAAGGACCCGGAAGGAAACTCCATGA
- a CDS encoding efflux RND transporter periplasmic adaptor subunit, translating into MKKLLIGVVLAAVLAGAAYLYLKKDNGAPGYRTAKVERGNIVDIITATGNINAVTTVSVGSQISGTIRKLFVDYNSRVRKNEVIAQIDPQLLEAAVTQAQGSLENAKASLEKAKVTVTDTERTYRRNRELLPNGFVAQSDVDTAQTAYDQAVAAQKSAEAGVTQAIGALKVAKTNLAYATIRSPVEGTVISRNVDVGQTVAASFQTPTLFSIAQDLTKMQIDTNVDESDIGRAVKGQTVIFTVDAWPGKTFKGVVSQVRNAPIITQNVVTYDVVVLVDNRELMLKPGMTANVTIEVKKFENVLKIPNAAIRYRPADKSKEPGGGTQGKKKEPLGQRVYIIGKDGKPQAVSIKTGVSDGVYTELTEGPLKEGDPLVTGDAPKGGSTRSGGSPPGMGFGGR; encoded by the coding sequence ATGAAGAAACTCCTGATCGGGGTCGTCCTGGCGGCGGTGCTCGCCGGCGCGGCGTACCTCTACTTGAAGAAGGACAACGGCGCACCCGGCTATCGAACCGCGAAGGTCGAGCGCGGGAATATCGTCGACATCATTACCGCGACGGGGAACATCAACGCCGTGACCACCGTTTCCGTAGGGAGCCAGATCTCGGGGACGATCCGGAAGCTCTTCGTCGACTACAATTCCCGCGTGCGGAAGAACGAGGTGATCGCCCAGATCGACCCCCAACTGCTCGAAGCCGCTGTCACCCAGGCGCAGGGGAGCCTCGAGAACGCAAAAGCCTCCCTCGAAAAGGCGAAAGTGACCGTCACGGACACGGAGCGTACGTACCGGCGGAACCGGGAGCTTCTTCCCAACGGCTTCGTCGCACAATCGGACGTCGACACGGCACAGACGGCCTACGATCAGGCGGTCGCTGCGCAAAAAAGCGCCGAGGCAGGGGTGACCCAGGCCATTGGGGCCCTCAAGGTCGCCAAGACGAACCTCGCGTACGCCACGATCCGCTCGCCGGTCGAGGGGACCGTCATCTCCCGAAACGTCGACGTCGGGCAGACGGTGGCCGCCAGTTTCCAGACGCCGACCCTTTTCTCCATCGCCCAGGACCTGACGAAGATGCAGATCGACACGAACGTGGACGAGTCGGACATCGGCCGCGCCGTCAAGGGGCAGACCGTTATCTTCACGGTGGATGCCTGGCCCGGGAAGACGTTCAAGGGCGTCGTGTCCCAGGTCCGGAACGCGCCGATCATCACGCAGAACGTAGTCACCTACGATGTCGTCGTCCTCGTCGACAACCGGGAGCTGATGCTGAAACCAGGGATGACGGCGAACGTCACGATCGAAGTGAAGAAGTTCGAGAACGTCCTGAAGATCCCCAACGCCGCGATACGCTATCGCCCGGCCGATAAATCGAAGGAGCCCGGCGGGGGCACGCAGGGAAAGAAAAAAGAGCCTCTGGGCCAGCGCGTCTACATCATCGGGAAGGATGGAAAACCCCAGGCGGTATCCATAAAGACCGGCGTATCCGATGGCGTGTACACGGAACTGACCGAGGGACCGCTGAAAGAGGGGGACCCGCTGGTAACGGGGGACGCGCCGAAGGGGGGATCGACCCGTTCCGGCGGCAGCCCCCCCGGGATGGGATTCGGGGGACGGTAG